In Massilia sp. METH4, the genomic window GTTCCTGTCGGCCGGCAGCGGCATCACGCCGCTGATGTCGATGGCGCGCGCCATGCACGACCTGGTGCAGGACGCCGACATCGCCTTCGTGCACAGCGCGCGCACGCCGGACGACATCATCTTCGCCCGCGAGCTGGAGCTGATGGCCTGCAACCGCGACGGCCTGTTCCGGCTCGGCACCGTGTGCGAGCGGCGTGGCGCGCAGCCCGCCTGGTCGGGCTTCAACGGCTTCCTGAACCTGGCCGTGCTGCAGAACGTGGCGCCCGATTACAAGGAACGCCTGGTGTTCACCTGCGGGCCAGCGCCCTACATGGCCGCCGTGCGCACGATGCTGGAAGGCGCGGGCTTCCCCATGGCGGCCTACCACGAAGAGAGCTTCTCGTTCGAGACGCTGGCACAGGAAGCCGATGAGGAAGCCGCCATCGAGGCAGGGGAGGGCGCCGGCTTCAAGGTCACCTTCAGCCGCAGCGGCGACGAGGTCGACTGCCCACCCGGCCAGACCATCCTCGCCGCCGCCAAGGCCGCCGGCGTGCGCCTGCCGATCTCGTGCACCCAGGGCCTGTGCGGCACCTGCAAGACGAAGATGGTGTCGGGCCAGGTGGACATGAAGCACTCGGGCGGCATCCGCCAGCGCGAGATCGACCAGGGCTGGATCCTGCCTTGCTGCAGCAAGCCGCTGGGTGACGTGGTGCTGGAGCGCTAGTGGCGCCGCGGCGCGGAAGCGCAGCCAGCGGCGGACGCATGCCGGTGTCAGACACTATTTCGGGCTGTAGCCCGAAATAGTGTCTGACACCGGTTTTCCCCCGAGTTCGCCGACCAGGGACGAGAAAACCGGTGTCGGACACCGGCAAGCCGGTGTCCGACACCAGGACGCTGTAACACTCATAACAAGGAGACATGCAATGCCGGAAAATCGTGGAGTCGTCTA contains:
- a CDS encoding hybrid-cluster NAD(P)-dependent oxidoreductase, whose product is MMNTTLANLAVPWDGDRDDTLVCRAVRRETHDVKTFVFSAPEPRLFRYAPGQFITLELEIGGQAVQRCYTLSSTPSRPDTVSITVKRVPGGAVSNWLHDNLEAGARVKVRGPTGAFSCFLQPMPPRQKYLFLSAGSGITPLMSMARAMHDLVQDADIAFVHSARTPDDIIFARELELMACNRDGLFRLGTVCERRGAQPAWSGFNGFLNLAVLQNVAPDYKERLVFTCGPAPYMAAVRTMLEGAGFPMAAYHEESFSFETLAQEADEEAAIEAGEGAGFKVTFSRSGDEVDCPPGQTILAAAKAAGVRLPISCTQGLCGTCKTKMVSGQVDMKHSGGIRQREIDQGWILPCCSKPLGDVVLER